From the Oncorhynchus kisutch isolate 150728-3 linkage group LG27, Okis_V2, whole genome shotgun sequence genome, the window tgatgatgatgctGGTGGCAACAGTGTTCTGCACCACCAGCGGCGTGAACGACCATCCGTTAATTCCCCCGCCGcaactctcctcctcctcggTCGGTGtcacttccacctcctcctcgGTCGCTGTCACCACTTCCTCCCGACACACTGAGTACCCCACTACATCCACCTCCTCTtctctgacagacaggtggggagtagaggagtcCTCCTCAAAGGAGGCCAGAAGAGGAGCAGGACACTCCCCAGagtcttcaccctcctcctcctgcccagGATCAGAGtctttaccctcctcctcctgcccagGATCAGagtcttcaccctcctcctcctgcccagGATCAGAGTCTTTACACTCTTCCTCCTGCCCAGGATCAGAGTCTTTACACTCTTCCTCCTGCCCAGGATCAGAGTCTTTACACTCTTCCTCCTGCCCAGGATCAGAGtctttaccctcctcctcctgcccagGATCAGAGTCTTTACACTCTTCCTCCTGCCCAGGATCAGAGTCTTTACACTCTTCCTCCTGCCCAGGATCAGAGTCTTTACACTCTTCCTCCTGCCCAGGATCAGAGTCTTTACACTCTTCCTCCTGCCCAGGATCAGAGTCTTTACCCCCCTCCTCCTGCCCAGGATCGGAGTCTTTACACTCTTCCTCCTGCCCAGGATCAGAGTCCTTACACTCTTCCTCCTGCCCAGGATCAGACTCTTTACACTCTTCCTCCTGCCCAGGATCAGAGTCTTTACCCCCCTCCTCCTGCCCAGGATCAGAGTCTTTACACTCTTCCTCCTGCCCAGGATCAGAGTCCTTACACTCTTCCTCCTGCCCAGGATCAGagtcttcaccctcctcctcctgcccagGATCAGAGTCTTTACATTCTTCCTCCTGCCCAGGATCAGAGTCTTTACCCCCCTCCTCCTGCCCAGGATCGGAGTCTTTACACTCTTCCTCCTGCCCAGGATCAGAGTCCTTACACTCTTCCTCCTGCCCAGGATCAGagtcttcaccctcctcctcctgcccagGATCAGagtcttcaccctcctcctcccgccCAGGATCAGagtcttcaccctcctcctcctgcccagGATCAGAGTCTTTACACTCTTCCTCCTGCCCAGGATCAGTGTCTTTACCCCCTTCCTCCTGCCCAGGATCAGAGTCTTTACCTTCCTCCTGCCCAGGATCATAGTTTCTACAAGGCACTATGGGGTCTGGGAGCGAGGGGCAGGGTGCCCCCCTCTGGCTGCCGTTCAGCACTGCTGGACCGGGACAGGTGGTGTTGGAGGCAGCGCTGAGACACAGGGAGTTTGTCTGAGCATCAGGGATACTGCTGGTCTGCCCCAGCCCGATACAGGACTTATGGGAGTTGGAGTTAAGGAGCTGCTGAACATGGccgtcatcctcctcctcctcctctccttcctccttgtTGAGGTCAGGTGAAGAAGAGGAAGGTGAGGCTGCGGTGGAGTTTTGTCTGAGCAGGTCACCCCCTTCACTGTTCTCCTTGACAGTCGTTAAGGGGGCACAGGGGGAGGCGGGGATGACGGGCATGGGGGGCGCAGACGGGAGGCCATCCTTGGATCCATGCGACTCCCCAGAGCGGAAGCACCGTTTGGCCCTTTTGAGGAGCGGCGAGGCATCCCTCCCTTCACAGTTCTCAGCCTTCTCCGaacccccaaccccctctctctctgagcagaACAGGACCCTCTTCCTGGGGCTTGCCCATGTCTCCCCGTCCACTAAGGTGGCCTTGTGGTGGGCTACCTTTCCCTGGTGACCCCCAGGCTTCTCTGAGGCCCCGGCCTGGTCATCTTGT encodes:
- the LOC109883021 gene encoding uncharacterized protein LOC109883021 isoform X3 — translated: MAASRSTRVTRSSVGLNGLDENFCGRTLRNRSIAQPEECQGSPLPGSRAPRSPKKRQDDQAGASEKPGGHQGKVAHHKATLVDGETWASPRKRVLFCSEREGVGGSEKAENCEGRDASPLLKRAKRCFRSGESHGSKDGLPSAPPMPVIPASPCAPLTTVKENSEGGDLLRQNSTAASPSSSSPDLNKEEGEEEEEDDGHVQQLLNSNSHKSCIGLGQTSSIPDAQTNSLCLSAASNTTCPGPAVLNGSQRGAPCPSLPDPIVPCRNYDPGQEEGKDSDPGQEEGGKDTDPGQEEECKDSDPGQEEEGEDSDPGREEEGEDSDPGQEEEGEDSDPGQEEECKDSDPGQEEECKDSDPGQEEGGKDSDPGQEEECKDSDPGQEEEGEDSDPGQEEECKDSDPGQEEECKDSDPGQEEGGKDSDPGQEEECKESDPGQEEECKDSDPGQEEECKDSDPGQEEGGKDSDPGQEEECKDSDPGQEEECKDSDPGQEEECKDSDPGQEEECKDSDPGQEEEGKDSDPGQEEECKDSDPGQEEECKDSDPGQEEECKDSDPGQEEEGEDSDPGQEEEGKDSDPGQEEEGEDSGECPAPLLASFEEDSSTPHLSVREEEVDVVGYSVCREEVVTATEEEVEVTPTEEEESCGGGINGWSFTPLVVQNTVATSIIINNNIINNNINNVNNNNSGEFTMPLLAPPTRSDPPCTPSISSTSPPSFTEPHEHRYTLRTSPRRAACGGGKAVAPCSSPRYPLREGVEAGRELVATPTLSSCSSIQASEGSLLSPPSVPMEQGNGGARRDRVGWDSMGHGELCETRGGLEEVPGGGSQQEDDPDVYYFESDHLTLKHNKDYQRLLQTVGVLEAQRTQSIRDLERLARQQRKALRDPVSFVEQLQKQVELDLPRPQRVVQLPDVSWDQYTSGLGDFEREFCNKKRTTRRLQLIFDKGELTRRLQLIFDKGELTRRLKLIFHKGELTRRLQLIFDKGELTRRLQLIFDKGELTRRLQLIFDKGESTRRLQRIFDKGELTRRLQLIFDKGELTRRLQLIFDKGESTRRLQRIFDKGELTRRLQLIFDKVRLPDGPKSPLDPKKEEGEPSTLYSALPSSDALENSNNSQVHPTVSPQAIPKAMSFRAQLQLDNNMDVFVM